The Mycosarcoma maydis chromosome 8, whole genome shotgun sequence DNA segment aggaagaggttgGATAGCATCCTTTCGAGCGAGTCTGGTCATCTGGATACGGAGGAGACGGTGGCTGCTTCGCTCGTAAAGTCTCCTACAGAAGACAGTAGcacatcagcatcagcagcagcagcagcggcggcggcggtgtCGATGTCGGCGGAAACAGTAGTGGCGCCCCCCAGAAACGACACAGAAGCACCTAATGTTGCAGCACTGCACATGcaaccagcaccagcaccagcaccagcaccagcaccagtcACCACGAGCGCGCAACAAGAGGTCTCAACAGcgacaacagcagcaacaacatcgATAGAAGCGACTGCAGACGTGCAGGTGTCTCCGGTTTCCGAAGACACACGGCCGCTTCTACCAGGCTGGCAAGCACGGAAGTCGAGAAATTTGGGCATGTACTACTATGTTCATACCGCGACCAAGAAGACGCAGTGGGAGAGGCCTACGTTGTAATCCACTGCTCTGAAACGCGCTTTACGAACACGAACAAAGCATGCGCCTTTTGTATACGTCTGTCTTGCCATGGAATGAACGGCGTCACTGCGTCACTGCAACGGACGAATGAGCCTTGACAGGGTAGAGCTCTTCGCTGCGAGTGATCGTACTTGTGATGCGAAGCCTAAGGCTAACATCGGGGGAGCACGATAATTGCCCGATTCGTAATTGCcagcaactcacgacttcgattcgtgattttcgtgattcttggTTGTCCGGTTGCTGAGTCGGCACAAGAATTCCGTTtgctttcgtgtttcgcTCGTTTTTCCTGTTGttgttcgtgatttcacgAGTCCtgaactcacgacttgatcgTTTTTGGTGGTGCCTGCTGAAGGACGGCTAACACACCGaaaacattcacgattaaaCAAAACCAACAAATCTGTGACTGCATAAATTAAGAGAGAcgaaattcacgattgtggcCACCTCGACAACCAGGCGACGCTTCAGCCAACCGAGATGAgacacaatcgtgaattgtgaatgccAATGTTACTTGGTTCTTTCTCCTTATCACGCTTCACCACATACGTGCGACTTACGAGCTTCGGTTCTTGCTACAAGGGTGTACCTCCAACGATCAGCAACCGGGGCTATTGAAGGCTATCGTTTCTTGCGCGGCAAGACGATCGACATCCGTGTTCAGCGCAACCCTTATTTGCTTGCAGTGGACAGTCAACAAGCGATCTTCTGTCATCGTAAAGGTAGCTCCGTCAGAGCAAGCAGACACCAGAGCAAGCGCTCATCAACAGAACGTATAGCGTAAACAACACCTTCGCAGAGCGTGAACGAGTACGCCTGCCATCGGCATTTGACGATCCTACCTGCTTCCCGCTCCGTTGCATTATCACCTCTAACTTGAGGCTTTTACACTCACTCATCCACCATTGAGCGTTTGGTGCTCGGTGACAGTTCGCTACAGTTCTCACGGCACACGTTTGATCTCTCATCCATCTCTCGACCGCGCGTGTTTGGCTACCGCAAGATATACCCATAGCGATCCCCTTCTAGCACCTACTGAGCAGCTACGATCGGCATCAGTATCATACATCGACCCATTGGTCAAACGTCTCGCCTTTCAGAGAAAGGCAAGCGTGAATTCGTAAGCTGAAACGCAGCAGGCCAATATAGCCAATTCAACACACAGATACCTCTCCAACACACGCCAACGCACCCGGACTCGAAATTCGACGATTGCAACGTTACACTCACGAATACTGCGCTCACGATCATAATGACTTCGGCGCCAGCTCAGAAGGTAAGTATGGGCGCTTCTGTTTCGGCGCTCGCAAGTAAGCATGCTGACTTTGTTGCTCACTCTGGTTGCCGTATCGCTACGTTTTGACAGTCGGTGCCACTCACGTGCTCTGGCCACACGCGTCCAGTGGTGCACCTCGAATTCTCGGAACTACAAGATGATGGCACCTactcgctgctgtcgtcgtGCAAAGATGGCAATCCGATGCTTCGCGATTGGCTGGGTGACTGGGTAGGAACTTTCCTCGGCCACAAAGGCGCGGTATGGTGCGGCAAACTTTCGGGTGGCGATGCGTCGATCGCTGTTACCGGGTCGGCCGACTTTTCAGCCAAAGTATGGGATACGTTCACAGGAGACTGTCTGCACACGTTTCCGCACAACCACATTGTGCGTACGGTCGCGATCAACGGGGTGGGTGAGAAAGTGGTGACGGCAGGGCACGAGAAGAAGTTGCGATTGTTCGATCTGCATCGGCCGGATGCGGAAGCGCTGTTGTTCCGCAAATCGGCCGGAGGCGACTTGGCGCACGATGGGGTGATCAAGAGTTGTGTCTGGCATCGTGGAAGTGCGGAAAGTAGCGTAGTGAGTGCGGGCGAGGATATGGTGGTTCGATGGTGGGATACACGTTCGTTAGCGCAGGTTTCCGAGATGACGTTCTCGGAACCGATCACGTCGATGGAACGAAGCGCGGGAGTTTGGGGCGAGCTGCTGACAGTGACTTCGGGTAAACAGGTGTTTTTCATAGACGCAACGACGCGCGAGGTAAGGAAAAAACACTCGCTCTCGATCCCGATCAGTTCAGCTTCGCTCCATCCCACACTAGCCGACCGCTTCGTTGCCGGAAGCAGCGCCGACGGCTGGGTGCGCATCTTCGACCTGGAATCAGGTCACGAAAGAGAACTCAACAAAGGCCATCATGGTCCTGCACATGCAGTCAGCTATTCCCCAGACGGTGAGCTCGCCGCCAGCGGCAGCGAAGACGGAACGATCAGATTGTGGCAGACCTGGCCGAGCAAGAAGTATGGCTTGTGGACGTAACCTCGGCGCATCGCTTCGTCGCTTACCGATCTACGCGCACCACAATCAATTACTTGCACGATTTACAcgcgccaatcacgaatgtgtgaatcgtgaattgcgtATACCAGCGATGAACTTGTAGCTTGTAGTGTGTGTCGGGGCTGCACATTTGCTCAGGCTGTGTGCTGTGTGAAGCATGGCTCACGgacgctgacgctgacgaTGGGTGGACAC contains these protein-coding regions:
- a CDS encoding uncharacterized protein (related to UNR-interacting protein STRAP (serine-threonine kinase receptor-associated protein)), whose translation is MTSAPAQKSVPLTCSGHTRPVVHLEFSELQDDGTYSLLSSCKDGNPMLRDWLGDWVGTFLGHKGAVWCGKLSGGDASIAVTGSADFSAKVWDTFTGDCLHTFPHNHIVRTVAINGVGEKVVTAGHEKKLRLFDLHRPDAEALLFRKSAGGDLAHDGVIKSCVWHRGSAESSVVSAGEDMVVRWWDTRSLAQVSEMTFSEPITSMERSAGVWGELLTVTSGKQVFFIDATTREVRKKHSLSIPISSASLHPTLADRFVAGSSADGWVRIFDLESGHERELNKGHHGPAHAVSYSPDGELAASGSEDGTIRLWQTWPSKKYGLWT